In Toxoplasma gondii ME49 chromosome X, whole genome shotgun sequence, a single genomic region encodes these proteins:
- a CDS encoding hypothetical protein (encoded by transcript TGME49_224000), with protein MPSTSDEDGGGSGTTNGAEEDSRYRQRFSFSTLNDEGRASSSQSAASFATAAPLSLSASAPRGLSIRWRNSTDSSNSYSSATNATEERGRSHGESEEVRRQRAAIRSFRQRVASVVQDMEGLQIQADRQAQHQIDADIEQALRGSLRGISRKWHRRVLQACEDLVPAQWAIEDKDSLIKQMRNRKPPALRDAEWDEESVDEAEYWRGPSAEEVFGEDRIIETRTPYELLAVYTRRTWATSVPSAFVRSHKAAEKSRWCWDSCEGFFSGTALVRKTLPTQAVLRSSVERDLAADGSGSGEASAENRASQVSVHPHGAGHGYESAIVDGTEFDSDARIVGQCAQACLGCRPRPSPFPLAALHAQPPVGYGRAPVEDENVRIPSRLEDFLFMAHVPIKRPPWDSRKTPLLSTLEVKRPKPKQHEGPEVDDENMPAAERQRGGTMFFSGVSEDFDMLPRTGAFESCGNLLARDSVYHRTDMETLRQKEDDSPHVDKSASANEQSHKEAPSSPDATSQRYSSDSLDSFEDGWDDESLQAQYRQMAEQGLWIEPDAIGGDYPEGWEEAEYPEGSPYGEDADGEVPSSGAGPGDFWVARKFREVCDRLVPEVQELCRIPQKLRDSVSAVKHETENCIFDQADVQVLEYWHLQRDAGKPVWVYEGLQWDFPKKQVPMDVPPAAVKVVVPPEPDKTGPKQYFEKSMLYLPQAKARDFSKAVSSSSLGDWFSYFGPRTGGEGPDIKGLVL; from the exons ATGCCTTCCACGTCTGACGAAGACGGTGGGGGCTCCGGGACGACAAATGGagccgaggaagacagcagaTACCGCCAGcggttttccttctcgactCTGAACGATGAGGGTCGGGCAAGCTCATCCCAATCGGCGGCCAGTTTCGCGACCGCGGCGCCTCTCAGCCTGTCTGCTTCCGCTCCTCGCGGACTCTCGATCCGGTGGAGAAATTCCACGGACTCTTCAAATTCGTATTCGAGCGCGACGAACGCCACGGAGGAACGAGGGCGGAGCCACggggaaagcgaagaggTGCGCAGGCAGCGGGCGGCGATCCGAAGCTTCCGGCAGCGCGTTGCATCCGTTGTACAAGACATGGAAGGACTTCAAATCCAGGCAGACAGACAGGCTCAGCATCAAATCGACGCTGACATCGAACAGGCCCTACGAGGTTCCCTCCGTGGTATTTCCCGGAAGTGGCACCGCCGCGTCCTCCAAGCCTGCGAGGACCTCGTCCCAGCTCAGTGGGCCATAGAGGACAAAG ATTCCCTCATTAAACAGATGCGGAACCGGAAACCTCCAGCTCTCCGCGATGCGGAGTgggacgaggaaagcgtcgacGAGGCAGAGTACTGGCGGGGGCCTTCCGCGGAGGAGGTCTTCGGAGAAGACCGGATCATCGAGACACGGACGCCGTACGAGCTGTTGGCGGTGTATACGCGGCGAACGTGGGCCACGTCTGTCCCCTCCGCTTTCGTCCGCAGCCACAAAGCAGCTGAGAAAAGCCGCTGGTGCTGGGACTCTTGCGAGGGATTTTTTTCGGGCACTGCCTTGGTCAGGAAGACTTTGCCTACGCAGGCCGTTCTGCGCAGctcggtggagagagactTGGCTGCTGACGGGAGTGGCAGCGGCGAGGCGTCGGCTGAGAACCGGGCATCCCAGGTGTCAGTACACCCGCACGGGGCGGGTCACGGGTATGAGTCGGCGATTGTGGACGGCACAGAGTTCGATAGCGACGCCAGAATCGTGGGTCAATGCGCCCAGGCCTGTCTGGGGTGTCGGCCTCGGCCCTCGCCCTTTCCGCTGgcggctctgcatgcgcagcccCCCGTGGGGTACGGCCGGGCTCCTGTGGAAGATGAAAACGTCCGCATTCCTTCCAGGCTCGAAGATTTCTTGTTCATGGCTCATGTGCCCATAAAGCGGCCTCCGTGGGACTCGCGGAAGACGCCGCTGCTGTCGACTCTGGAGGTGAAGAGGCCGAAACCAAAGCAACACGAAGGACCCGAGGTTGATGATGAGAACATGCCAGCGGCGGAGCGCCAGCGGGGCGGCACGATGTTTTTCTCCGGTGTGTCAGAGGATTTCGACATGTTGCCCAGAACAGGGGCCTTCGAATCCTGTGGCAATCTCCTGGCGCGCGATTCCGTGTACCATCGGACGGACATGGAGACCCTAaggcagaaggaagacgactcGCCCCACGTCGACAAGTCTGCGTCTGCGAACGAGCAGTCACACAAAGAGGCCCCCTCCTCTCCCGACGCAACCAGCCAGCGATACAGTAGTGACAGTCTCGACTCTTTCGAAGACGGCTGGGACGACGAAAGCCTGCAGGCACAGTACCGACAGATGGCTGAGCAGGGACTGTGGATAGAACCTGACGCCATTGGAGGAGACTACCCTGAAGGATGGGAGGAAGCGGAGTACCCTGAGGGCAGTCCGTAcggcgaggacgcagacggGGAGGTCCCAAGCTCTGGCGCAGGACCGGGGGACTTTTGGGTGGCCCGGAAATTTAGGGAAGTCTGCGACCGGCTTGTCCCTGAAGTCCAGGAACTCTGCAGAATCCCCCAGAAGCTCCGAGACAGCGTCTCAGCTGTCAAACACGAAACTGAAAACTGCATCTTCGACCAAGCAGATGTGCAAGTCCTCGAGTACTGGCACCTCCAACGGGATGCTGGAAAACCCGTCTGGGTCTACGAGGGACTGCAGTGGGACTTCCCCAAG AAGCAAGTCCCCATGGACGTCCCCCCGGCGGCAGTAAAGGTGGTTGTGCCTCCTGAACCAGACAAGACGGGTCCGAAGCAGTATTTTGAAAAGAGCATGTTGTATCTGCCGCAAGCCAAAGCGCGCGACTTCTCGAAGGCAGTCTCAAGTAGTTCTCTGGGGGACTGGTTCTCTTATTTCGGTCCCCGAACTGGCGGCGAGGGGCCTGACATAAAAGGACTCGTCCTTTGA